One Deltaproteobacteria bacterium genomic window carries:
- a CDS encoding carbohydrate kinase family protein, with amino-acid sequence MTTPINAHPFAVVGFGLNTIDHLCVVARHPRLDAKQRMVAYERQPGGQVPTALVALQRWGAETAYVGCFGDDADGATSRASLEHEGINLSACRTRAGVGHHVSMILIDQITGERAVVWQRPDALALRPDEIERASLTSGRVLLMDAYDLPATIQAARWARAAGVITVLDIDGPGPGVEELLRLTDVLIASADVLPKLTGIGELRAALRKAATMGPWFVGVTLGAGGALALVRGHLHYVPSFRVPVVDTTGAGDIFHAGCIHGLLQEWPIEHTLRFAAAAAALKCERLGGRPGIPTVERALGLCAGT; translated from the coding sequence GTGACCACCCCTATCAACGCGCACCCCTTCGCCGTCGTCGGCTTCGGTCTCAACACCATCGATCACCTGTGCGTGGTCGCTCGGCATCCGCGACTCGATGCCAAGCAGCGCATGGTCGCGTACGAACGTCAGCCCGGCGGGCAGGTGCCGACCGCGCTGGTCGCGTTGCAACGCTGGGGCGCGGAAACCGCGTACGTCGGCTGCTTCGGTGACGATGCCGACGGCGCCACGTCGCGCGCATCGCTCGAACACGAGGGCATCAACCTCAGCGCCTGCCGCACTCGCGCCGGGGTCGGACATCACGTCTCGATGATTCTGATCGATCAGATTACCGGCGAGCGCGCGGTGGTGTGGCAGCGACCGGACGCCCTGGCGCTGCGTCCGGATGAAATCGAACGCGCATCGCTCACCAGTGGTCGAGTGTTACTGATGGACGCCTACGATCTGCCCGCGACGATTCAAGCGGCGCGGTGGGCGAGGGCTGCCGGCGTCATCACCGTGCTCGACATCGACGGACCGGGACCGGGAGTTGAAGAGCTGCTTCGCCTCACGGACGTCTTGATCGCATCGGCCGACGTGCTTCCAAAACTCACCGGCATCGGCGAGCTGCGCGCGGCGCTGCGCAAGGCCGCAACCATGGGGCCATGGTTCGTCGGCGTCACCCTCGGCGCCGGCGGCGCGCTGGCATTGGTGCGCGGACACCTGCACTACGTCCCGTCGTTCCGCGTGCCGGTGGTCGACACCACCGGCGCGGGGGACATCTTCCACGCCGGCTGCATCCACGGCCTACTGCAAGAGTGGCCAATCGAGCACACCCTCCGCTTCGCCGCCGCCGCCGCGGCGCTCAAGTGCGAACGCCTTGGCGGTCGCCCAGGAATTCCGACGGTGGAGCGTGCGCTGGGGTTGTGTGCGGGGACGTGA
- a CDS encoding endonuclease MutS2, giving the protein MRPRDLDALEFDRVRTQLATFACSTAGQEACGAIAPSSTLETACAELDCTWQYTCWLDRHATSPIAEFPDVRPSLKSAAHPGFVLDAASLLAVRNVLQVAQRARGILGRQIEALPSLAEIPAQLPPLPGLLGALERALDDHGGITDNASDELAEVRRTLRRLRDQLTRRLEDLVQRPTLGDVIAEQYVTLRNNRFVIPVKASHASRMSGVVQDRSVSGETVFIEPLFAVDLNNQLMMAAREEETIIRRILADLGELVRQELAALVSTFAALVALDVLTAKARFAQRYRCTQPQLGADEVRVRAARHPVLLFTGRPVTPVDLLIPANQRTLVITGPNTGGKTVALKTVGLLALMAQSGLLIPAAEESYLPCFSGVYADVGDAQSIERNLSTFSAHIANLTDILAHDLSGALILLDEPGAGTDPDEGAALAIGLVKTLEAANARTVLTTHGTPVKVFALSRDACVTAAVDFDVATLTPRYQLSYHSLGESLALPIAQRLGLPDAVLVAARGAQSEQSKAFGAAVTRLEETRRSFEARHTEAAARADALAEQQRESERLLGELRAQRQQRWRDELAGARTFVRSVKEQGRELLAALEQGAADKRRLAAFVAAQETAIAEQAVHSQVVADEPLATSGPPRIGDTVEVGTQGITGELLSVKGERAWIQRGSMRFEVPAAQLRRVAAGARIQPPSVSLPAARDGAPTELTLIGLRAREAIERLETFLDHATSAHHAAVRVIHGIGSGALRRAVHEYLAASPYCDSFRNGEPPEGGAGVTVVTLAT; this is encoded by the coding sequence GTGCGTCCCCGCGATCTCGACGCGCTCGAATTCGATCGAGTGCGAACTCAACTCGCAACCTTCGCGTGCTCGACCGCAGGCCAAGAAGCCTGTGGCGCCATCGCGCCGTCGAGCACGCTTGAGACGGCCTGTGCCGAACTCGATTGCACGTGGCAGTACACGTGCTGGCTCGATCGCCACGCGACCAGTCCGATCGCCGAATTTCCCGATGTGCGCCCGTCCCTGAAAAGTGCCGCACACCCCGGCTTCGTGCTCGATGCGGCGAGCTTGCTCGCCGTACGCAACGTGCTGCAGGTAGCGCAGCGCGCGCGCGGGATCCTTGGCAGACAGATCGAAGCGCTGCCGAGTCTTGCCGAGATTCCGGCGCAGTTACCGCCGCTCCCCGGCTTGCTCGGCGCGCTCGAACGCGCGCTCGACGACCACGGCGGGATCACCGACAACGCCAGCGACGAGCTGGCAGAAGTCCGCCGCACCTTGCGCCGCTTGCGTGACCAGCTCACGCGTCGGCTCGAAGACCTCGTCCAGCGGCCGACTCTGGGCGACGTGATCGCCGAACAGTACGTCACGCTGCGCAACAACCGCTTCGTCATCCCGGTCAAGGCGTCACACGCGTCGCGCATGTCTGGTGTGGTCCAAGACCGATCGGTGTCGGGCGAGACGGTGTTCATCGAGCCCCTGTTTGCGGTCGACCTCAACAACCAATTGATGATGGCCGCGCGCGAAGAGGAGACCATCATCCGCCGCATCCTCGCCGACCTCGGTGAGCTAGTTCGCCAGGAGCTCGCCGCGCTGGTCAGTACGTTCGCCGCACTGGTGGCGCTCGACGTGCTGACGGCGAAGGCGCGCTTCGCGCAACGCTACCGCTGCACGCAGCCGCAACTCGGTGCTGACGAAGTGCGGGTGCGAGCGGCCCGTCATCCGGTCCTGCTGTTCACTGGCCGACCGGTCACGCCGGTGGATCTGCTGATCCCAGCGAATCAACGCACTCTGGTCATCACCGGCCCTAACACCGGCGGCAAGACCGTGGCCTTGAAAACCGTCGGCCTACTGGCGCTGATGGCGCAGAGCGGTCTGCTCATTCCTGCCGCCGAGGAGAGTTACTTGCCGTGCTTCAGCGGCGTGTACGCCGATGTCGGTGATGCGCAGAGCATCGAGCGCAACCTGTCGACCTTCTCCGCGCACATCGCCAACCTGACCGACATCCTCGCGCATGATCTCAGTGGCGCCTTGATACTGCTCGACGAGCCGGGCGCCGGGACTGATCCAGACGAAGGCGCGGCGCTGGCCATCGGCTTGGTGAAAACCCTCGAAGCCGCCAACGCGCGCACTGTGCTCACCACTCACGGCACGCCGGTGAAGGTGTTCGCGCTCAGTCGCGATGCCTGCGTGACGGCCGCGGTCGACTTCGATGTCGCGACGCTCACGCCGCGCTATCAGCTCAGCTATCACTCGCTAGGCGAAAGCCTGGCGCTGCCGATCGCGCAACGGCTCGGTCTGCCCGACGCCGTATTGGTGGCCGCGCGGGGCGCGCAGTCGGAGCAATCCAAAGCCTTCGGTGCCGCAGTGACGCGCTTGGAAGAGACCCGCCGCTCCTTCGAGGCGCGGCACACCGAAGCCGCCGCGCGCGCAGATGCGTTGGCCGAGCAACAGCGCGAGAGCGAACGTTTGCTCGGCGAACTGCGCGCGCAGCGCCAGCAACGCTGGCGCGACGAATTGGCAGGGGCACGCACCTTCGTGCGCTCGGTGAAAGAGCAGGGCCGCGAGTTGCTCGCGGCATTGGAACAGGGCGCGGCAGACAAACGCCGTCTCGCCGCGTTCGTTGCCGCGCAGGAAACAGCGATCGCCGAACAAGCCGTGCACAGCCAAGTGGTCGCCGACGAACCGCTTGCGACCAGTGGACCTCCGCGCATCGGCGACACGGTTGAAGTCGGGACGCAAGGAATCACCGGCGAGTTGTTGTCCGTCAAAGGCGAACGTGCCTGGATTCAGCGTGGCAGTATGCGCTTCGAAGTACCGGCGGCGCAGTTGCGGCGCGTCGCCGCCGGTGCGCGCATCCAGCCGCCCAGCGTGTCGCTCCCAGCCGCACGCGACGGTGCGCCGACGGAGCTGACGTTGATCGGTTTACGCGCGCGCGAGGCGATTGAACGCTTGGAGACGTTTCTCGATCACGCCACCAGCGCCCATCATGCCGCCGTGCGCGTCATCCACGGCATCGGCAGCGGTGCGCTGCGCCGCGCGGTGCATGAGTACCTCGCGGCGTCGCCCTACTGCGATAGCTTCCGCAACGGCGAGCCGCCGGAAGGTGGCGCGGGGGTGACGGTGGTGACGTTGGCGACATAG
- a CDS encoding DUF1573 domain-containing protein, which produces MPLLIGLALLSLQCEPEATPRAPHLSFDATVHDFATVEQGTPATHAFSFHNSGGADLIINNLMTASDCTAEAVPRVVPAGGSGAIQARCDTARLFGTTSRTITVYSNDPAQPVTTLALRGDIAVDVAADPPALYLGHVRRGARAENEARIITGRPLILRLQADQGRTLRASLLDTPTGKILAVTIAPDAPIGRFNESVTLITSSSRHATLTVPVVGIVDEEKD; this is translated from the coding sequence GTGCCCTTACTCATCGGCCTCGCGCTACTGTCCCTCCAGTGCGAACCTGAGGCCACGCCGCGTGCGCCGCACCTCTCGTTCGATGCCACCGTTCACGACTTCGCGACGGTTGAGCAGGGCACGCCGGCAACGCACGCGTTCAGTTTCCACAACAGCGGCGGCGCGGATCTCATCATCAACAACCTCATGACCGCGAGCGATTGCACCGCTGAGGCAGTGCCTCGTGTGGTTCCAGCCGGTGGTAGCGGCGCGATTCAGGCGCGCTGCGACACCGCTCGTCTGTTCGGGACGACGAGCCGCACCATCACGGTCTACAGCAACGACCCGGCGCAGCCGGTGACAACGCTGGCGCTGCGCGGCGACATCGCCGTCGATGTGGCCGCCGATCCACCGGCGTTGTACCTCGGCCACGTGCGGCGGGGCGCGCGCGCAGAGAATGAAGCGCGGATCATCACCGGCCGACCGCTCATTCTGCGGCTTCAGGCGGACCAAGGCCGCACGCTGCGAGCTAGTTTGCTCGATACACCGACCGGCAAGATCCTTGCGGTGACGATCGCGCCCGATGCGCCGATCGGGCGCTTCAACGAATCGGTCACGCTCATCACCAGCAGCAGTAGGCACGCAACGCTCACGGTGCCGGTCGTGGGAATAGTCGACGAGGAGAAGGACTGA
- the apbC gene encoding iron-sulfur cluster carrier protein ApbC, with protein sequence MATPTPQQILDELKKVKYPGYTRDIVSFGLIKDVEVASAGVTVTLTPTTENPDVLGQIRDAVVQAVTAMGFDMVEVAVTAPEQPVRRAAPGRAGIPGIKRIVAVASGKGGVGKSTVAVNLALALHALGQRVGLLDADVYGPSVPLMLGLTDRPTSTDDKRIIPIEKFGIKVISMGLFIEERTPVIWRGPMINKLLTQFLREVEWGELDVLVLDLPPGTGDAQLTIVQQAPLSGGVIVTTPQDVALLDVKRGITMFQQVNAPVLGVIENMSFHICPGCGDRADLFGHGGGAKMAEQFSIPLLGEIPLVREIREHCDTGEPIVVAEPEHPQSLAFRAIATRVLARLDDEKTVAPLPTIH encoded by the coding sequence ATGGCGACACCAACCCCGCAACAGATTCTCGACGAACTGAAGAAGGTGAAATATCCGGGCTACACGCGCGACATCGTGTCGTTCGGATTGATCAAGGACGTCGAGGTGGCGAGTGCGGGTGTTACCGTCACGTTGACACCGACGACAGAGAACCCCGACGTGCTCGGGCAGATTCGTGACGCGGTCGTGCAGGCCGTGACAGCGATGGGATTCGACATGGTCGAAGTCGCGGTTACGGCGCCGGAGCAGCCGGTTCGCCGCGCGGCGCCGGGGCGCGCCGGCATTCCCGGCATCAAACGCATCGTCGCGGTGGCCAGCGGCAAGGGCGGGGTGGGCAAGTCGACCGTCGCCGTCAACCTCGCGCTGGCGTTGCACGCACTCGGGCAACGGGTCGGATTGTTGGATGCCGACGTCTACGGACCGAGCGTGCCGTTGATGCTCGGGCTCACCGACCGCCCGACGTCCACCGACGACAAGCGCATCATCCCGATCGAAAAGTTCGGCATCAAGGTGATCTCGATGGGGCTGTTCATCGAGGAACGCACGCCGGTGATCTGGCGCGGCCCGATGATCAACAAACTGCTGACGCAGTTCCTGCGCGAGGTCGAGTGGGGCGAGCTGGATGTCCTCGTGCTCGATCTACCGCCGGGAACAGGCGACGCGCAGTTGACCATCGTGCAACAGGCGCCGCTCTCGGGCGGTGTCATCGTCACCACACCGCAAGATGTCGCGTTGCTCGACGTCAAGCGCGGCATCACCATGTTTCAGCAAGTCAACGCGCCCGTGCTTGGTGTGATCGAGAACATGAGCTTTCACATCTGCCCCGGTTGCGGTGATCGCGCCGACTTGTTCGGCCACGGTGGCGGCGCGAAGATGGCCGAGCAGTTCAGCATTCCGCTGCTCGGCGAGATTCCGCTGGTGCGCGAGATCCGCGAGCACTGCGACACCGGCGAGCCCATCGTCGTCGCCGAACCGGAGCATCCGCAGAGCCTCGCCTTCCGAGCGATCGCTACGCGCGTGTTGGCGCGGCTCGACGATGAGAAGACCGTCGCGCCGCTACCGACGATTCATTGA
- a CDS encoding cyclase family protein, with protein MPLWLILLLVPMPIFAAPIDESKVIDLSYAFGPDTIYWPTAESFTLTAVAHGQTPAGYFYAANNICMAEHGGTHMDAPIHFGEGKATAEQVPVTAGIGPAVVVDVREQAATDRDYRLTVADLQAWEAKYGRIPPGAIVIMFSGWGARWGDKLRYLGTDARGDVANLHFPGFSKESADFLVHERDIDAIAVDTASIDHGPSQDFIVHRTINGANKPAFENVANVDRLPASGATIVALPMKIAGGSGGPTRIIAVLP; from the coding sequence GTGCCTCTGTGGTTGATTCTGTTGCTCGTTCCGATGCCGATCTTTGCCGCGCCGATCGACGAATCGAAGGTCATCGATCTCAGTTATGCGTTCGGTCCGGATACGATTTACTGGCCGACCGCCGAGTCGTTCACGCTAACGGCTGTCGCGCACGGCCAAACGCCGGCTGGCTACTTCTACGCTGCGAACAACATCTGCATGGCCGAGCATGGCGGCACGCACATGGATGCGCCGATTCACTTCGGCGAAGGCAAGGCGACGGCTGAGCAGGTGCCGGTCACGGCTGGCATCGGTCCCGCGGTGGTGGTCGACGTACGCGAGCAAGCCGCCACCGATCGCGACTATCGCCTCACCGTCGCCGATCTTCAGGCGTGGGAGGCGAAGTACGGACGCATCCCGCCGGGCGCGATCGTCATCATGTTCAGCGGCTGGGGCGCGCGCTGGGGCGACAAGCTGCGCTACCTCGGAACGGATGCGCGCGGTGACGTGGCTAACTTGCACTTCCCCGGCTTTTCGAAAGAGTCGGCGGACTTCTTGGTCCACGAGCGCGACATCGATGCCATCGCCGTCGACACCGCCAGCATCGATCACGGCCCGTCGCAGGACTTCATCGTCCACCGCACCATCAACGGCGCCAACAAGCCGGCTTTCGAAAACGTGGCGAACGTCGACCGCTTGCCGGCGAGCGGCGCCACCATCGTCGCCCTGCCGATGAAGATCGCCGGTGGCAGTGGCGGCCCGACGCGCATCATCGCTGTATTGCCATAA